In Marinobacter sp. M3C, the genomic stretch AACCTTATCATCGGTCACCACTTGCCAACCATTGCCGTCCGGCAGAATTTTTTTGACGCTACATTTACCTATCGTACCGTGCATATCTTGATAGCTCTTAGCATACGCACCCACTAACGCACCTGGGTCTGAGACTTGCCAAGAATTTAACCAATGAATTGCACCAATAAACCCTTCAAAATTTCCGTTAGGTTCTAGTTCTTTCAACTCTGCAAGGGAAAGAACTTTATGCTCAACCGCCTGTTCACACGCATTTTTAGCTGCTGTAACGGCAGCCTTAAACTTATCTTCCGTTCGGTGCATTTCGATCCAACCGTCACGTCTGATCAAATCCTCAACGTCAGCAGCCATGATCATTTTCTGATGCTCACTTGTACAGTGCTCAATTAAAGTCTGCCACTCTTTTTCTATTTTTTGGACCGATAAGGGTGCAGAAAACCGCCAGTACTGTAGTAGTGCGTGTCGATAACGGAAGACAGCAGGTAAGCGATAACGAATATCGGTATTTTTATTCGGCAGTATTTTTATCAGTTCAATCAGCCGCCTAGGAAAGGGATGAACATGAATCGCTTCTCGCTGAATCAATCCTGCATTGCCATACGACGTTTCTAATCCCGGTGACTTCTTGTCTAACAGAAGAACCTGAGAATTGTTCTTTTGTAGATGCCAGGCGATAGATGTTCCAACCATACCAGCACCAATTACGATGACCTTATATCGCATATCATCTCCTCTTCACGATAGGTATATAAAATACTATGTGTCTCTCAATATTATAAAGATTTGATTAACACCCGATTTTTCGCCGATCGGTAATTTAGTGAAGGCATCTTAAACAGAAAAATTATCTAAATTAATGGCTTGCTTAGAAAAATTTTACTTTCCGTTTCTAACTGGCTATTAGTTTTAATCCTTTGAAATAAGTCCAGATAAAAAAGCCTGTAGGTTTTCATTGAGCTTTTCTATACAGTAACCGCCTTCTACTAAGACAATCACTGGCTTATTCAGTGCTTTCAGCTTTTTTGCTAGCGTTTTAAAACCCTGTGTACTGACATGACATTTAGCTTGTGGATCGTCTTTATAGACATCGAATCCTAACACATGAACGACAACGTCTGGATTAAACAGCTTTACAATTTCGATCGATTTATCTACATAATGAAAAAATCCAACTTCATCGGTACCGTGCGGCATCGGGAAGTTGACATTATAACCGTATCCATTCCCATGCCCTCTTTCGTGCTCGTGACCTGCAACTACGGGATAAAAATTAATAGGACTGCCATGCACCGAAGTATATAAAACATCTTTACGGTCATAAAATATTTCTTGAATACCCTGACCATGATGCATGTCGGTATCTAAAATGGCGATTTTTTTAAATTTCTGGCGTAAGTGCTCAGCGATAATTGCTGCGTTATTTAGATAACAAAAACCACCTGCTGCGCTTTTTCTAGCGTGATGCCCTGCGGGCCTCGTCAGGCATATTTGAATATCATTTTGATGCATCTCATCATTTAATAATGAATCAGCAGCATTAAGTGCCGTTTGAGCGGACCAATAAATAGAGGTCCATGAATGCTTGCCAATTGGGGCGCTACCATCAGCTTGATACTTGGCCGCTTTTGCCAAAATACCAAGCCCGGAATTGTTGTTTGGAACATAGACTGTGGTTTGAACCTCCTCTCCCATATCCTCACCCGAAGCCATCCATTCTTCATAACCATGCTTTAAAAACTCAACATAGTCGAAGTCATGTACTACTAAAATCGGCTCGATCCCTATTTCTTTCGCAGTCGTTACTTCTAACCCCATCATCTGTGGAGCTTTTAATAGCTCAGTCAACCTCTCAGGTGTTTCTTGGGGCTGGCGCATTTGCCCTCGAGAAAAGTAGCTTTTAGGATGATGAAGCTTTTGTTTTTCGTGACTGTATATTTTCATTTTCTTCGTTCCATTGTTTCTGTCAAAATCTATTTTATAATTTTTATTATAAGTTTTTCTTACTTACGAAAACTCTAGTAACAGTCTTAGATCTATATCATTTATATTATGATATTCAGTAGAAAAATTTAACTATAAAATATTTTGAAATTTTATATAAGTACTATCCACTAAATATATGGCACTGAATATCGGGAGTCAAACGATATAAAATTATATCGAATATAAGTACAGCTTATACATTGGGAGTGACAGCTTTAAGAAGAAACATGTAATGCTAAATGAATGGTATCGATATTTTCAATTTCAAAACTGCGTAGTTTGGCATAAAACCGCTCATTACCAGTTGTAAATCGTCGGCTTCTTGGCTTTGAATTGACCAGGGCAAAATGTAGATCACCAATAGTCCTGCCAGCGCCGGAATAGTATTAGCCCATTAACGTCGACTCAAAATTGACCAACCTGAGTCAACATAGCCGCCTCGCGCAATAATCAGGGCAGCGGCCGATGTTGACTCAAGAGACACTTTCTTTTGGTCATACACGCTCTCCAGTCTCAGGGTATTATTCCTTCGCTGGGCTGGTCACATCCATTCAGCCACTTCACGGTCAGGCTAATGCACTTTCCAGCACCTTGGCGACATGCAAGGCGGTTTTATTGGCGCCATCGTGAATTTGATGTCGACAGCTGGTGCCATCGGCAACCACAAGATCATCGGCCGCCGCCTTACGAACCGCAGGGAGAAGTGAAAGCTCGGCCATCTGCATCGAGGCCTCGTAGTGTTCACGTTCGTATCCAAAGCTGCCGGCCATTCCGCAGCATGAGGTTTCGATGTTTTTAACCTCTAGTTCCGGTATCCAGCGAAGCACCTGCTCGACTGGCCGGAGAGCATCAAACGCTTTCTGGTGACAGTGTCCGTGTAGCAGCACTCTGGGCGTTTCGAGGGCTTTTAGCTCAAGCTTCAAGCGACCTGCCTCTTGTTCTTTGACCAAAAACTCCTCAAACAGGAAGGACGCCTTCGACAAAGCCACGGCCTGCTCACCGTAGCCATACTGCAAAAACTCATCGCGTAGGGTTAGCAGGCAGGATGGCTCCAGCCCGACAATACTGATGCCCCGTTCAACAAACGGCATCAGGTACTCGAGTGTGCGCTTTGCTTCGGCTTTGGCCTTGTCCACCTGGCCGGAGGCAAGATAGGTTCGGCCACAGCATAACGGTCTCTCGCTCGGAGCTTTGTTGACGTGCACATGGTAGCCGGCGGCAGTAAGAACCCGTTGTGCCGCTTCCGCGTTAGAAGGCTCAAGGTAGTTATTGAAGGTGTCGACAAACAGCAAAACTTCTTTTTCATAGACTGCGCTACCAGGCTTCGCAGCAGCGCCAGCCAGATAGTTACCGCAAAAGTTCGGCAAAGCGCGCTGTTCTGCCAAGCCTAAGGTGCGCTTAATCCAGTCTGACAAAAAAGGCACCCGTTCAACTGCAGCGATGACGCTTGAAAAATGCCTGGCGTATGCAGCGTAACGAGGCATTTCAGCCACAAATCGATCTCGAAGTGAAATCCCGTGTTTTTTTGACCAGGCCGAACGTGCCTCAATTTTCATCTTGGCCATGTCTACACCGGTTGGGCAATCACGTTTGCAGCCCTTACAGGACACACACAGATCCAGTGCCTCTTTGACATCGTTGCCGGCAAGGCCGTCTGACCCTAATTGCCCGGACAACGCCAGCCGCAATGTATTGGCTCGCCCTCGTGTCAGGTGTTGCTCTTCCCGGGTAATGCGAAAACTGGGGCACATGGTGCCGGCGTCGAATTTCCGGCAATGGCCGTTGTTGTTGCACATCTCAACGGCTTTGATCAGCCCGGATGTCGGATCGCCCGCACTGCCCGGCGCACTTTGTTCGCCGGTTAACGGATCGCGAAGTACATCCCAGCCTGACCAGTCGAGCGCTGGCGTTATTGGTATGCCCTTATACCCTTTATTAAACCGGAAGTAGTCTGGATCATCCATTCGCGGGGTATCGACTATTTTGCCGGGGTTCAGCAAATTCTCAGGATCGAAAAGCTGTTTAATCTCCTTGAATGCCGCATTGAGCTGTGGCCCAAACTGCCAGGCCACCCACTCTCCGCGACAGATCCCATCGCCATGCTCGCCGGAAAAAGCACCTTTGTATTCGCGCACCAGCGCTGACGCTTCTTCGGCGATTGCACGCATTTTTTGCGCTCCGTCACGACGCATATCCAGGATCGGCCGAACATGCAAAGTGCCAACACTGGCGTGGGCATACCAGGTCCCTTCCGTGCCATGTCTATGAAATACTTCGGTGAGCTTACTGGTATATTCTGCAAGGCTTTCAAGCGGTACTGCGCAGTCTTCAATAAAGGAAACAGGCTTGCCGTCACCTTTCATACTCATCATGATGTTAAGGCCTGCCTTGCGCACATTCCACAAAGCGGCCTGTTCAGCGGCGCCGGTCATGCTAACGACACAATCGGGTAAACCCAGATCCCCCATCAGCTCATTGAGCTTTGCCAGATCGCCTCGCAGTTTCTGCGCGTCTTCCCCGGAGAATTCAACCAGCAGAATGGCTTTGGGTTTGCCAATTAGCGCTTTCTCGATCACGGGCCGGAACGCTGCATTTTCAATCGCAAGGTCTATCATGGTGCGATCCACCAGCTCTACCGCTGATGGATTGAGAGTAACGATGTGCTGGGTCAGGTCCATGGCCTGATAGAACTGAACGAAGTTAACTACGGCCAGCACTTTGTGAACCGGTAGCGGTGCAAGCTGAAGCTTGATTCTCTGTGTAAGCCCCAGAGTTCCTTCAGAACCGACTAACAGGTGTGCGAGATTAACCTGGCCGTCCAGGTTATAAGGACGCGAATTCTGGCAGTTGAAGATATCAAGATTATAACCACCCACGCGACGCAGAACCTTGGGAAAACTCTCCATTATGTTGGCGTTTTCCCGCTCTGCGATGTGCTGCACCTGCTGGGCTATTGCGCGAATTCTTTCATTGACAGGTAGGTTGCTGGTCAAACCAAAATGCCCTTGCGAACCGTCCGCAAGTAAGGCGTCGATACCCAGAACATTGTGGACCATGTTGCCGTACTTGATGGACCTTGAGCCACAGGAGTTATTGCCCGCCATACCACCAATGGTGCATTGGGCGGCCGTTGATACATCAACCGGGAACCAAAGCCCATGGGGCTTGAGCCAGCGGTTTAGGTCGTCAAGAACCAGACCGGGTTCAACGACCACTGTCTGTTTCTCTTCGTCAAACTCGACAATCTGATTTAACCAGCGGCTGGTATCCAGAATGATCGCCTCGCCAACAGTCTGGCCGCACTGGCTGGTGCCCGCCCCGCGCGCAAGTACCGGAACTTTTGCATCCCGTGCTATATCAACAGCTAGTTGCAAGTCCGCCTGATTGCGGGGTATCACGACACCGACCGGCATAATCTGGTAGATAGACGCGTCCGTGGAGTATCGTCCGCGTGAGGCGTCGTCAAAAAGCACATCGCCCGCAAGTTCATGTGCCAAACGAGCGGCAACATCAGACATCGGTTTTACTCGCGCATTTTGCGATTGTATCTTAGGCTCTGAAAACGAGTTCATCGTTTACTCCTGATCTATGCCGTTATAAACACCGCTATTAATTGACGTGGTGCGGCCGGTTCTGGGAGAAGTACTCCAGCGCTGCCAAAACGCCACTGCCTTTGAGGTTCACTCCAGACAACTTCAGACCAGCCTCGCAGCCGCCTAACGCGGCAATCAAAGTCAGATCATTGCAGTCGCCGAGGTGTCCTATTCGGAACATCTTGCCTTTCGACTTGCCCAGCCCCATGCCCAGCGACAGATCGAAACGCTCGTAGATCAGGCGCCGAACCGCATCCGCATCCACGCCCTCAGGCATGACGACCCCCGTCAGAACCGGTGAGTAAACATCTGGCTCTTGGCACTGAACTTCCAGCCCCCAGGCTTCAACGGCCGCACGCACACCGGCAGCCCAACGCTGGTGACGCGCGAACACCTGTTCCAGACCTTCGTCAAGCAACATATCCAACGCTTCATTCAGGCCGTAAAGCAAGTTCGTGTTGGGCGTGTAAGGCCAATAACCGTTTTTATTGGCCTCAAGAATCTCGTCCCATGCCCAGAAGCTTTTTGGCAAATTTGAGGTTTTACTGGCAGCGATGGCGTTATCCGACAAGGCATTAAAACTGATACCCGGCGGCAGCATTAAACCTTTCTGGGAACCAGAAATCGTTACGTCGACGCCCCACGCATCGTGTTGATAGTCTGCACAGGCCAGGCCGGAGATGGTGTCAACCATCAACAGTGCTGGGTGGCCAGCGGCATTCATGGCTCGACGCACTGCCGGGATATCGCTTGTGACACCTGTTGAGGTCTCGTTGTGAACGACACAGACCGCCTTAATGGTATGTTCTGTATCCTGTCTCAGGCGATCTTCAATCATGTTGGCCTGCACACCCGCACGCCAGCCCTCATAACCGGGAAGCCCCAGAAATTCTGGTTCCAAGCCAAGCCGACGTGCCATTTTTTCCCACAGTGTTGCGAAGTGACCCGTTTCAAACATCAGCACCCGGTCACCGCTAGACATCGTGTTAATGAGAGCGGCTTCCCAGGCACCGGTTCCGGATGCCGGGTAGATAATAACGGGCTGGGTCGTTTTAAAGATGACCTTAACCTTCGCCAGCAACTCCAGCCCCAGGGCGCCAAATTCCGGCCCGCGATGATCAATAGTCGGGAGGCTCATGGCGCGCAGAATACGGTCCGGTACCGGAGACGGCCCGGGTATTTGAAGGAAGTGCCGGCCTGATGGATGAAAATCAAGTTTCAACATAGGAAATACTCCGCACGTTTATGGTGTCTATAAATTCTGAATTTTGAATTCACATATGAAGCGCATTATGGGTAAATATCGAAGTAATGAACTACTTGATACAACCCTCCTGGCGGAGATTACTAACCTCCTCTGCGCTCAAACCAGCGCCATACAAGATTTCATCGGTGTGTTGCGCAAAGAGGGGCGCCGGGTAACGAATCTGTGAGGGTGTACGGGAAAATTTGCTGGGAAAACCGATCGTTTTCATCTTGCCGATCACCGGGTGGTCGATTTCCTCGACCATGCCTCTGGCGAGAAAATGCTCATCCTGCACGGCCTGGGCGAAATTGTTGATCGGTCCGGCGGGCACGCCTGCAATGTCGCATCGATCCAGCCAGTGCGCCGTTTCACGAAGGGACAGGATTTCTTCCAGAACACGTTCGAGTTGCTCGACATTGCGTCCACGGTCGCTATTGGTCAAAAACCGCTCATCGGCAATTAAATCGTCCCGCGCGATGACATCCTGGCAGAAGCGCTCCCAGGTTCGCTGGTTAGCGCAGCCCAGCATCATGTAGCCATCCTGAGTTTTGACGGCTTGATAAGGGGCGGATACGCGATGACGCCAGCCGGTGGCTTCCGGCACGGTGCCTTCGGAGAAGTACGCCGCCGCCTCCCAACTGAACCAGGGCAGGCCACATTCAGTGATGGCTATATCAATCTGTTGACCTTCACCGGTGTTCATTTTGTGTATGCACGCCGCCAAAATCGAATAGACCGCCGTAATGCCAGCACCGATATCGTAAACGGCAATGCCGGTTTTTACCGGCCGCCGACCTGGCTCGCCCGTCATCGACATCAAACCGCTCATGCCTTGGGCCACCAGATCAAAACCGCCTTTATTACTGTACGGACCCGTTTGACCATAGCCTGAAATAGAGCAGTAAATTATGCCGGGGTTGATCATTTTAATGGCCTCATAATCGATCCCCAGAGATTTCGTCACTCCGGGCCGATAGTTCTCGACAATGACATCTGCGTCGTTGGCGAGCCGATAGAATATCGCCCTCGCCCGTTCATCTTTCAGGTTTAAAGAGATGCTTTTCTTGTTTCGGTTGATTTGGGAGAAACAAGTGGATTCGTCGTTAACGTAGGGCCCCATTTGTCGGCTGTCATCGCCACCATTGGCCTTTTCCACCTTAATGACTTCTGCCCCCATGTCACCAAGCACCATGGTGCAATAAGGCCCGGCCATGATTTGCGAGACATCCAGAACTTTTATGTTTTTCAAGGGAAGCATGTGTTTTCTCCATGTTGGAAAAGCTGTTCAGTAAGCAACCTATTTGCCGGTCCATTCAAACGGCGTCTTGGTGACGAACTTATTGACCGCTGCTTTGAAGTCGGCACTGGCATAGCAGGTTCTCACCCAGTCATCACTGACATCCGCAGCCGTCCGTCTGTGTGCGAGCACGCGGTTGATAATTTCTTTGGCGGCCTGCACCGTCAAAGGCGCTCGCTGACTGAAAGCCTGCGCTTTTTTGTCGACCTCATCCCTGATGACATCGGCTTCAAAAACCTCGCTGACTAACCCAAAGGACGCGGCCTCCGGTGCCTCGATCAGTTTTGCCGCCATCAGAATCTCCTTGGTTCGGGGGATACCCACGAGATCCATCAGGCGTGAAACGTTGGTGACCGACAGGCAATTGCCCAGGGTTTTAGCAATCGGTACCCCGAACTTCAGCGAGGGCGTGCAATAACGAAAATCGCAAGCAAGCGCAATAGCTGCTCCACCGCCGACACAAAAACCTTCAAGCAGCGCGATGGTCGGCGTTTTCATGGTTTCCAGGCTATGGAGCACACTGTCAATACGGCGTTCATAAGCAATGCCCTGATCACCGTGGTCAAAATCAGCAAATTGCTTGATGTCCGTTCCGGCTACGAATGCTTCCCCACCGTAGCCATAGAAAACGACAGCGCTTACCTCAGCTTTCCCGTCCATCTCTTCACAAATCCGCTCCAGTGAATCGTACATACTCCACGTCATTGCATTGCGGTTTGCTGGGCGATTGAAGCCAACCCAGGCCACCCCTTGGCTTACCTTGCAGTCGACACTGCCTTGGTCAGGTTTATTCATTTCATATCCCCTTCAGCTATTAGGTGCCATAAACCAGGTTCACCAATGACAATGCAAAGGCTGGAACATAGGTATTTATGATGAGAATCGCGAACAGCACACCCAGAAACCAGAGGTTGGTGCGCGAAGTCGCCCAGATATCAGATTTCGCAATGGAGCACGAAGCAATCAATACGCTCGCCACAGGGGGTGTTTGTTGGCCTATGGCCAGATTCAATGTAACGATCAAACCGAAGTGGACCGGGTCAATACCCACCGCGAGAATTAGCGGAAGAACGATTGGAACCACCAGGATGATGGCGGCGGCAGAATGCAGGAATATGCCCAGAATCAGGAAGACGACATTGAGCAACGCCAAGATGATGTACTTGTTGTCGGTCATGTCACTGATGGAATTGGCGAGCTGCTGTGGAAGCTGAGTCTCGGTGAGATAAAGCCCCACGACAGCGGAGCTCGCCACCAGAAGCATAACCACAGCCGTTTGAACGCCCGCATCGAGACAGGATTTGTAGAAGATACGCAGGTTGAACTCACGGTAGACAACGGTACTGATGAAGATGGCAACAACAACGGCCAGTGCAGCACCTTCGGTCGCAGTTACGATCCCGCCAAATATACCACCCAGAATAATAACCGGAATCGATAATGCCCAAATCGCACCCTTGAACGCTTCCCAGAGCTTTTTGGCCCGGAACTCACCTTCCGACGGAAAGTTATTCTTTTTCGCCAGGTAGTAACACATGGCGGCTAAGCCCAGAGCTCCCAATATCCCGGGCAAAATGCCGGCGACAAACATTTTAACCACAGAAACGCCGGACATTACGGCATAAAGAATCATGGGGATGGATGGCGGCAGTATAATCGCCAGGCTCGCCGCCGAGGATGAAATAGCCGCCGAGAACTCCTTCGAATAGCCCTTCTTTTTCATCGCCGGGATCATAATACTGCCGATAGCAGAAACTCCCGCGACAGCTGACCCCGAAATTTCTGCAAAAAATATTGAGGCGCCTATGGTAACCATAGACAGCCCGCCCTTTATAAAACCAAGCATTGCCGATGCAAGATCAATCAACCGCCGCGAGATACTAGAGGCGTTCATAATGGCACCCGCTAATATAAAGAGCGGAATCGCAATGAGCGGGAACTTCGTCGCACCATCAAACATTACCATCGCGACATTGGGTAGTGCCGAGACTCCATAACTACTGACAGTTGCAACAGCACCAACGATACCTAGCGCTATCGCTACAGGCACGTTGATCAGAATCAGACATATCAGACCAACAAACATGAAAAAAATGATCATTTTATTATTCTCCTGGGCTCGCTCAAGGCTACTATTTAGTAGTTATTGAAGCCTTGTCGTAGGTTAGGCCCGCTTCTTCCAGTTCATGGTCTATGAACCCATCACCTTTGGCGCTGGCGATCACTTCTGGCAGATGTAAGAGCTCGGCGATAATAAAGAGGACAGCCCCAATAGGAATTGCAGATTGTGTTAGCTGCACGGACACACTGGTTAAACTGATAAGCGTTGACCCCTCAAGGATCAGGACGACTTGCGTGCCGGTATAGGCGAGTAAAACAAAGAAACCGATGGTGATTGCCTCAGCGACTAACGCAATGGGCAACCGGATTGCGGGGGGGAAATAGTTAACAACGGTCGGGCAACCAATGTGAGCACCCTTGGCTGCAGCGAGTGCGGCACCATAATAAGTCAGCCAGGCCAAACCCACAGAGGCGACTTCGTCATACCAACTAAACGGTGAACCAACAAGTCTCGAGAGAAAACCTACGGTAACAACCGATGCCAGAGCAATCATTATGGCAACGACAATAACTTCAAGAAACTTGAAATAAGCGTTTTTAAAATTTGTAAGTGAATTCATTTATATCCCCTGAAACACGAGAGCCGGCTAGTACCTACGTGCAACACATGATCCGCGCAGTGATCGCGAACCATGCACAACAGACAGGAATCGTCCTTTATTACTTGCGGAGCTGACTAACCTTATCCAGCATTTCCTGACCGCCTTCTACTTCATCAGCGAACTTTTTGTAGATCGCGTCTGAGCCGGCAACAAATGCTTTCTGATCTGCTTTGTTTACCTGCATCCCTTCAGCTTTCATTTTTTCGACCAGACTGTTATCAAGCATTTCGCCTTGTTCAAGTGCAAAGGCTTCCACTTCTTGAGCTGTCTCAATCAGCACATTTCTGACATCCTCAGGCAGTCGGCTCCAGCGGGCGCCAGCCAATACATAGGCGGGTGTGTAAACGTGATTGGTTATTGACAGGTAATCCTGAACCTCGTGGAATCGTTGGGAGTAGATTTGGACCAGAGGATTCTCTTGGCCGTCCATCGCGCCTGTCTGCAACGCAACGAAGGCTTCGGAAAGTGCCATTGGGGCAGGACTCGCACCATAGCTTTGAAACATCTCAACGCGCCACACCCCGTTGGGGGTCCTTAGCTTGATGCCATCCAGATCCGCAGGCACAACGATAGGCCGGACATTGTTGGTTATTTGCCGAAAGCCGTTCTCCCAAACGCCAATAACTCGGTAGCCTTTGTCTTCTGCAGCCTGGTAAAGCACGTCCCGCACGAGTTCATCCCGTACGCGCTTCATGTGCTCCCTGTCTTCAATCAGGTAGGGCATTTCAAACACCGAAAATTCGGGTGCGACACTGCTCATGACGGACGAGGGCAAAGCGAGGTCCAACGTACCCAGTTTCAGTTTATTCAGCATCTGGGAGTCACTGCCTAACTGACTGGAACCAAAAGGTATGACCTCGGCCTTACCTTCCAGCTTTTCATTGGCAATTCTTGCGAATTCGTTGACTGATTTTTCGAATAAAGATCCCGGACCCCCTACATGACCAAACTTGATCTGGGTCTCTGCTGCCTGCGCGGCTTGTACACCTAGCGCAAACACCGAAGCGAGCAATGCTGTCTTCAAGATTTTCATACTGGTCTCCGATATTTCATTGTTTTTATTTGCAAGCAAAACCGTCGATAGTTAAATCTCTCCAAAATGACCGTGTTGCCGTCTCATACCACCTTTAAAGATGATCGGCGAGCCTGACCCATCAATTTCTGCACCAAAATCCATTGTTCCGGTAAGACGTTTGGGCCAACCACACTCCAAATATGAATTCATAATTCATAATTCTATATTATACTTTAGTCTAATTACGACGCGGGGCCAGTGCCAACACGCTTTGGTGCATAGGAGAGATTAGATAATTCCGCCAAATAATGGGCACACTTAAGCCGCAATCCTCTTTCTGAACCTGAACAAAATGAACGCGGTCATTTTTCGCTTTAAAAACGAGCCATGACCGCTCTCAGTCTCAGTCGGGAGCGGTTCCTGCCTTAAAACCTGCAGCTTCAATGCCGGCAATCGCTACTTGCTCATCCTCATCTGAAGAAGCACCGCTAATCCCCACTGCTCCGATAACCTCGTCGTTTGGATCAAGAATCAATACACCGCCCGCTACCGGTACGAAATGGCCGTCCGCAGCAGCCGCAACTGACGCCAAAAAAGCTGGCCGTTGCTCGTTGCGCTCCCCCACCGTTCGGCTGGAAGCACCATTCCCTAAAGCAGCAAACGCCTTGCCTCTTGAGACAGGAAGACGCAGCGGTGCACAGCCATCTTCCCGTTCGGCGGCAATCATGTTGCCGCCCCCATCCATAACAAATGCCGTCAGCGGATCCATATCCCGGGCTCGCGCCACAGCAAATGCACCGTCTACGATTTGGCGCGCCTGCGCCCGTGTAATTTTTACGCTGGATCGAAAAACTTTACCTGCCATATAATTTCCCTGGATCATTCAAGGTAAGCAAATCCACATAGAAGTTCCCGGTCGCGGGAGATGGCGCAACACTCACGTTCCCAGAACATACAGAACGAATGGAGTACCATCACCGCAAAAGGGCATTTAAGGCCTCTGAGCCTTGCAAAGCGCCGCGCTGTACCTTATTTTGAATTCTGAATGCAGCGCACAGTTTAGTTACAGGATTCCATCCTGAGATACAACTGCCGCACGAAAATTGCCGGCAACTCACTACTTGTCTTAAGAAAAGGTCATATGGAAAAGATACAACATAGAGTTCTTTATCAAGAAGCTGCAGACAGAATCAGGGAGTTGATCGAACTCGGTACACTGGCGCCTGGAGAGAAAATTTCCGAAAAAGGGCTCTGCGAAAAGTTCGGCATCTCCAGAACGCCCCTCCGCGAAGCGTTGAAAGTTTTGAAATCCGAAGGTCTGATTGAAATGCTGCCGAATCGCGGTGCCCGGGTAACCCGCTTAACCGCGAAGGACGTCGAGCACACCTACGACATCATGGGTGCCCTGGAAGGGTTGTCCGGTGAAACGGCCTGCCAATACATCAGTGATGCTGAAGTCGCTCATATTCAGACGCTTCACAATAAAATGGTCGAGCATTTTCATCGTGGTGAACTCAAGGAATACTTCCGCGCCAACCAGCAAATTCATGAATGCATCATGCTGGCGTCAAAGAATGATGTACTTCTGGAAATGTATAACAACCTTAGCCAACGTATTAAACGAATCCGCTATTCCGCGCAGATGACCGACGCTTACTGGCACAAAGCAGTGAACGACCATGAACACATGATTGAGGCTCTTCAGAATCGCGATGGGGAACGTCTTGGCAACATTCTCCGGA encodes the following:
- a CDS encoding FAD-binding oxidoreductase, whose protein sequence is MRYKVIVIGAGMVGTSIAWHLQKNNSQVLLLDKKSPGLETSYGNAGLIQREAIHVHPFPRRLIELIKILPNKNTDIRYRLPAVFRYRHALLQYWRFSAPLSVQKIEKEWQTLIEHCTSEHQKMIMAADVEDLIRRDGWIEMHRTEDKFKAAVTAAKNACEQAVEHKVLSLAELKELEPNGNFEGFIGAIHWLNSWQVSDPGALVGAYAKSYQDMHGTIGKCSVKKILPDGNGWQVVTDDKVFYSDHLVVAAGPWSSQLIKPLGYNLPLFPMRGYHQHFETTDKNAINHSLIDMDKGFVMGPMQQGVRVTTGAEITLLDAKKDFGQLQAALDFAKNILPLNDEVESDPWCGSRPCMPDMKPVIGASGEHDNLWFAFGHGHQGFTLGPITGRIIEELINNKPLTVDVKPFNAQRFSN
- a CDS encoding histone deacetylase family protein, with translation MKIYSHEKQKLHHPKSYFSRGQMRQPQETPERLTELLKAPQMMGLEVTTAKEIGIEPILVVHDFDYVEFLKHGYEEWMASGEDMGEEVQTTVYVPNNNSGLGILAKAAKYQADGSAPIGKHSWTSIYWSAQTALNAADSLLNDEMHQNDIQICLTRPAGHHARKSAAGGFCYLNNAAIIAEHLRQKFKKIAILDTDMHHGQGIQEIFYDRKDVLYTSVHGSPINFYPVVAGHEHERGHGNGYGYNVNFPMPHGTDEVGFFHYVDKSIEIVKLFNPDVVVHVLGFDVYKDDPQAKCHVSTQGFKTLAKKLKALNKPVIVLVEGGYCIEKLNENLQAFLSGLISKD
- a CDS encoding FAD-binding and (Fe-S)-binding domain-containing protein, which codes for MSDVAARLAHELAGDVLFDDASRGRYSTDASIYQIMPVGVVIPRNQADLQLAVDIARDAKVPVLARGAGTSQCGQTVGEAIILDTSRWLNQIVEFDEEKQTVVVEPGLVLDDLNRWLKPHGLWFPVDVSTAAQCTIGGMAGNNSCGSRSIKYGNMVHNVLGIDALLADGSQGHFGLTSNLPVNERIRAIAQQVQHIAERENANIMESFPKVLRRVGGYNLDIFNCQNSRPYNLDGQVNLAHLLVGSEGTLGLTQRIKLQLAPLPVHKVLAVVNFVQFYQAMDLTQHIVTLNPSAVELVDRTMIDLAIENAAFRPVIEKALIGKPKAILLVEFSGEDAQKLRGDLAKLNELMGDLGLPDCVVSMTGAAEQAALWNVRKAGLNIMMSMKGDGKPVSFIEDCAVPLESLAEYTSKLTEVFHRHGTEGTWYAHASVGTLHVRPILDMRRDGAQKMRAIAEEASALVREYKGAFSGEHGDGICRGEWVAWQFGPQLNAAFKEIKQLFDPENLLNPGKIVDTPRMDDPDYFRFNKGYKGIPITPALDWSGWDVLRDPLTGEQSAPGSAGDPTSGLIKAVEMCNNNGHCRKFDAGTMCPSFRITREEQHLTRGRANTLRLALSGQLGSDGLAGNDVKEALDLCVSCKGCKRDCPTGVDMAKMKIEARSAWSKKHGISLRDRFVAEMPRYAAYARHFSSVIAAVERVPFLSDWIKRTLGLAEQRALPNFCGNYLAGAAAKPGSAVYEKEVLLFVDTFNNYLEPSNAEAAQRVLTAAGYHVHVNKAPSERPLCCGRTYLASGQVDKAKAEAKRTLEYLMPFVERGISIVGLEPSCLLTLRDEFLQYGYGEQAVALSKASFLFEEFLVKEQEAGRLKLELKALETPRVLLHGHCHQKAFDALRPVEQVLRWIPELEVKNIETSCCGMAGSFGYEREHYEASMQMAELSLLPAVRKAAADDLVVADGTSCRHQIHDGANKTALHVAKVLESALA
- a CDS encoding aminotransferase class V-fold PLP-dependent enzyme → MLKLDFHPSGRHFLQIPGPSPVPDRILRAMSLPTIDHRGPEFGALGLELLAKVKVIFKTTQPVIIYPASGTGAWEAALINTMSSGDRVLMFETGHFATLWEKMARRLGLEPEFLGLPGYEGWRAGVQANMIEDRLRQDTEHTIKAVCVVHNETSTGVTSDIPAVRRAMNAAGHPALLMVDTISGLACADYQHDAWGVDVTISGSQKGLMLPPGISFNALSDNAIAASKTSNLPKSFWAWDEILEANKNGYWPYTPNTNLLYGLNEALDMLLDEGLEQVFARHQRWAAGVRAAVEAWGLEVQCQEPDVYSPVLTGVVMPEGVDADAVRRLIYERFDLSLGMGLGKSKGKMFRIGHLGDCNDLTLIAALGGCEAGLKLSGVNLKGSGVLAALEYFSQNRPHHVN